GATTTCAATGGTCTCCCCCATCTGTTCACAATCGACAATGCAAAAGGAACCTTCAGAGTCTTGATCTCTCATAATGGATTTTGCCAATGTCTTGACCATTATCTTGGCACCTGCCCTTGCTGCATCCATAGCCATATACTTGTCAAAGACCTTTCTTTCAATAATATATCCTTTTTCAGGCAAAATTGTCTCATCAAGAGTCAATCTTGTCTTATCAGGTGCGATGATGGTTCCTCCATTGATTCTTCGGACTGCCCACTGAGGGTCTGGCTCAATCTCAAGCCATTTAAGCCCATGGTCATAAATCCCTTCCGCACACCTTTTGGGAGTTCCTATTTCTGATTTTTTATCAATGAGTATTACACTTGCTCCTCCCAAGGCGGCATGCTTTGCAGCGGCAGACCCCGCAGGACCTGCACCAATCACTAAAACATCGGTTTCCATCATAATATCATCTTAAATTGAATGAATATTTTACTTGAATTCTTCGTTTTAAAAAGTTAAAATCATATAATAATTAAGAGAATTTAATATTTAAATCTTTAGAAATGAATTTTAATAAAAAAAGAAAATAAAATTGAAAAGATTCTAAAAAAATAGTAAAAATAAAAAACAAGGGTTTAATTAGTTTTTAAACCCTAATAAACATTATTTGATTATTATATCATATAAGAAATCTTTTTCAGTTGCTTTGACAACTACCAATTTTCTATCTTTAGCATAGGAAAATGTATAATATGAAGGGAATTCAACATATATCGGATTACCATCATTATTACCTTCAGAAACATTTCCGGGAGTGTAATTTAAATACCCCTCAATGCCATTAATGGTTTCACTATCTCCACCAAGTTCACGAACGGTATCATCAGTTGCTTCATAGTTAGGACTTTCAGAAACAGTTATATAAATTTCTTCACTTTCGTTATAATACTTTTTGAAGGTTGAGATATAATCCACATCACCAATTGTTTTGTTAAACTGATCGTCAAGTTGCAATTTAAAATTCTTAGGAATATTGAAGTCTATGCCTCCAACATTTATTGTTTCCCAATTTGGATCTTGACTGCTGTCGCCACCCTGTGAATCATCCCCGAAAAGACTTCCTAAATCAAATGCATAGACTCCTCCTATGCTGACAATAGCTAAAATCATCACAACAAATAGAGAAAATGCTTTTTTATTCATATCCACATCCCATTTATAAGTAATATATTAGTTGATTTAGAAGTTTGTAGCTTTTATAGAAAATCTTATTCTATAATCACATCTGAAATATAATCCTTATCAGTTGTTGTGATAACCACCAATTTTCCATCCTTAGCATAGGAAAATGTATAATAAGATGGGAATGTAATAGTATATAAAGTGTTTCCGCTTCTAAATTTGCTTACGCTTTTTGGATGGAAATCCAAATATCCGTCAACACCATTAATGGTTTCACTATCTCCACCAACACCACTTGCGGTATCATCAGTTGCTTCATGGTCTTCATTTTCACAAACGCTTATGGAAATTGTGTCATTACCATCACCATAATTCTTTATGGTTGAGAAATATGGTATGCCATCAACTGTCTGATTATATTGTTTTGTGTTATTGTTTATTAATTCTTCAAAATCCTTTGGAATTTTAAAATCAAATCCATCAATGGTTACTTTTTCATAATCTGGATCTAGACTATCGCTTAAATCTTGTGGGTCGCCACTTAGGAGACCTCCAAGATCCAAAGCATAGACACCACCTATGCTGACAATAGCTAAAATCACTACCATAAATATAGCAAATAGTTTTTTATTCATTTTTATCAACCTTAATTTATTCATTAATAATATTTTTAGAATTTATTGTATAATAAATTTATTTATTTTTTAATAATTTGTTTAAAAATTATGAAAACAGTTATCAAATTGAACTTAATTTATAATTTAAATTGATTCTGAATAAAATAATAATCTAAAAAGATTCAAAAATAAGAATAAAAAAATAAAGGAAATAAAAATAAAAATAGAAAAAATAGATGAAAATAAAAATAAAAAGTAAAAAATGGGGAATTCCCATTTAAAAAAAGATTATTTGAAAATTAAATAATACCATCCTTCTTCATCCATTCAACAACCCTTTCACAGTTTCTACCGTCATTGAATTCATTAAGGGTCATGTAATTATCAATCCATTCTTGTTTTTGAGGTTCATAATAAGCTTTTTTAATAGCTTCTGTAAGTTCCTCCTGATTATAGCAAACATAACCAAAGGCCTCATCCTCTGTAAGCTTAATGCATGTGCCCTTACCGTATTTTTTCATGCAGGATTCTTTTTCACTCCAGTTGAATATCACATTGCTTCCCCTATAGAAAGCATCGAATGAAACACTTGAATAATCGGTTATGAGAAGTCTGGCATCCCTTAATATCTTATCATATGGCTCTCCATATTCAAACTCACTTCTTTTATTAAGGACATCATTAAACAATGGATGAATGAGAATGATTATTTTATCCTCCAACACTTCAGGAACTGCATCTACAATACTCTGTAAAAACTTGAAATATGTGGTGTTTTCCAGACTTTCCATTGCATCATTAATTTCCCAAGGCCTCCATGTTGGCATGATAACAATCTTATCTGCATCTTCATTGCCGATAGCCTTATCCAATTTAGGCATTCCAGTAATATATATTTCATCTTCATCATATAGTCCCTCTTCCATAAAATGCTGTGCTTCCTTTTTGGAAGAAGAGATATGAACCTGTCTATAAAATGGGGCTTTATTAACTTTTCTCCCATTGCTACGGAAAGGGGAATTAAAGTTCAACATATAATTTATCCCATGTTGCAAATAAATATGTGTTGTTTTGCGATACCCTTTTCTGCAATGTTTCCAAAGCATAAAAGATTGGGAATCCAAATCAACAGCACGAACAATCTGTTCGCTTGAAACAAAAGTATCTGAGAGGAAATAATATAAGTAATGTCTAAATGTGAACATTTCAATAATGTTAGCAAGATATTTCTCATCTAAATCCTTAGGAAGAAAATCAGGATTTGCAATTAAAAAAGCATTTTCATATCCATGATCAATCAAATATTCAAATAGGATTGAAGCACCTTCCTCATATCTTCCAAATTTTTCATACATGAAAAGAAGATTTTTTCTTGTGAACAATCCCATAAATTTAGAGAGAATGAATGCACAGATTATTTGCAAACGGGATTTGACATTATCTGTTCCAGTTCTTTCACGAACTGTAAACATCAGTTTCCCATTGATTGATTCCCTGAAATAAGCAACCCTGTCATTCTCATTATCAAATAGTCTGCAGGATGTTCTGCGCCTATAAGAAATGCTTCTTCCATTGAAGAGAATGGAATTATCATTTTCCCCATGCAAAACTACAAGGTTATGTTTGGAATAATCACTTAATTCAGAACGGTCAATTCTAAGTCTGAAAAAACCAAAATGTCTTTTTTGAGGTTTTTTTATATCTTGAAACGGTGCAATTATCCTATATCCATGAGTCTTATCACCTATTTTTAATTTGAATTTAGACAAATCGACGGGATTTTTAAATCGGGTAGTGATAAATGATGTAAGGATAATTTGATCTTTATTTCTACTCAATATATAAAAAGGAAACCAAAGTGCAATGCAAAAGCTTCTTTGTTTGGTTTTTTTAAATCTATCAGCATAAAATTTCATTAAATGCCCCAATAACTTTTATATTTTGATATTATCAATAAAATATATGAATATTTTCCTTAAAAAAAGTATGTATTATATTTTTCTAAACTAAAAAAAAGATGTGGAAAATTTAAAAGAATTAAAGAAAATTGAATATATGAATAAAAAAGGAAGAGAATTTAAATAATAAATAAAAAAGGAAGAGAATTTAAATAATAAATAAAAAAGGAAGAGAATTTAAATAATAAATAAAAAAGGAAGAGAATTTAATAATAAAATTCAGGCTCTTTCCTTTCTGCATTTGCACTTTCAAATGCAGGTTTTTTAGCTTCAAATGCCTCTCCAGTAAATCCTCTTGCATTTTCCGGACAAATATTAATGCATGATGTGCATCTGGAACATAAATCAAGGTCTACATCTGCAGGATCATCATCTGGAATAGCCCTTTCCGGACAGACTGAAACGCATTCAAGACAGAATACACATTTGCTATCATCACATGAAACAACAAAAGGAAGTTGCTTATAGTCCACATACGGCCTATTTCCTGGAACTTCAGCTTCTATAGAACTTCCATTCTCTATCCTTTCAATTGCATTTTGAGAAAATTCATTAATCTTCTCAATATCCGCCTCATCAGGCCTTCCAACTGCAACACCATCAAATATTGAATGATGGCTTATGGTGGATGCCGCTGCGACAACATCAAAATTGCTTTCCTTCAATAAATCAACAAGTTCAATCAATGCATCTGTAACATGAGCATTCCCATAATTTACAACAGCTATTGCCTTTGTATCATCCCCTGTTAATTTGGATAACCTATCTCTGGCTGTTTTTGGAATTCTTCCGGCAAAAACAGGCATTCCAACAATGACAATATCCTCTCTAGAAAATTCCTTCTCACCATTGAAATACAATAAATCACAAATGACTGTTTCCCCTTCAAAATTATTGGCTATCTGATTGACAACCTTTTTGGTAGTTCCTGATGGACTGAAAAATATAGTGGTAACTTTGCTCATTCTTTTCACCCTAATTTTTTGACATTTTAAAAAAGTTAGAAATACTATTAAAAACTATAAAAAATTATAAATATATGAATAAATTTTTAAAAAAAATAATGCTCCCTTTATCTGTAATTCTCGTTAATGTATTCGTCAAGTTCTAAGTAAGACTCATCGATTACTTCATTGATTCTTTCATTTGATAAGTTTGATAGTTCATCTGTATCAATATCAACATCGATATCTACATCAAGTCCCCCATTTTCATCAGGATAGGTCATTTTGATGTTTATATCCATTGCCAATATTTCCTTTTGAGACTTTACTGATGATGATATTTTCTTCTCAACAATATTGGATAAAAAATTTGAAATGTCTTCAAGATCATCATCTGATAACTTTTTAAGTTTTGCTTCCATACTAACACCATAGAAAATTTATTTTATTGAACTTAAAAAAACTGTTTTTATTAACTTGAATAAAAGCCAAATAGAAAAATAATTTTATACAATACGAATTAAAAAATGAAAAATAAAAAAAAGAAAATAGATAGAATTTAATTGATCTATTTATCCTTGTAATCCACCCATAGCCTGTTGGATGGTTGCTTGCATTTCCTCAAGCTTTTTCATGACTCTTTCTTCCTGACGGGTCATGGTTTGCTGTCTTAACTTAAGGGTTTCGACCTTGTCTTCAAGCTCTTCCAAGGTTTCATTGCGTTCAACTTTGATTAATAAGTTTCCTGCAGACTTGAACACTTCAGCATCTTCAGGAGTCTTTTTAAGTTCCGCAAGAGCGGTTTCGGTTTCCCTTAATTGAATGTCAACGTTTTGCTTTTGAATGGTTACAGCTTGAGCCTGTTGTTGTAATTGTTGGAATTGGTTTAATTGATGTTGTATATTTTGTGGAATTTCCATATTTTCACCTTCAATCTTTTTTATAATAATATTAGTTTAATTTTTAATTATTCAATTTAATTAGCTAATAAATCATTATACTATAATATATTATTAGTTAAATATTTAAAACTATTGATTGGAATGATCAAAAAATTAATTTTCAGTCAATTCATTTATCTCAACGGATAATTTAATCCATTTGATGGCTGAATTGATGGATGCTCTGAAAGATGTGGCATCCTCTGCATCTATTGTGATTATGATAGAATTCTTATCTAATTTCAAATCCATGGAAGACCTGTAATCAGGAGAAGTCTCAAATTCAAGCAATATGGAATCGTAAACGATCTTGGCT
The sequence above is drawn from the Methanobrevibacter sp. genome and encodes:
- a CDS encoding prefoldin subunit beta; translated protein: MEIPQNIQHQLNQFQQLQQQAQAVTIQKQNVDIQLRETETALAELKKTPEDAEVFKSAGNLLIKVERNETLEELEDKVETLKLRQQTMTRQEERVMKKLEEMQATIQQAMGGLQG
- a CDS encoding CDP-glycerol glycerophosphotransferase family protein, whose amino-acid sequence is MSKFKLKIGDKTHGYRIIAPFQDIKKPQKRHFGFFRLRIDRSELSDYSKHNLVVLHGENDNSILFNGRSISYRRRTSCRLFDNENDRVAYFRESINGKLMFTVRERTGTDNVKSRLQIICAFILSKFMGLFTRKNLLFMYEKFGRYEEGASILFEYLIDHGYENAFLIANPDFLPKDLDEKYLANIIEMFTFRHYLYYFLSDTFVSSEQIVRAVDLDSQSFMLWKHCRKGYRKTTHIYLQHGINYMLNFNSPFRSNGRKVNKAPFYRQVHISSSKKEAQHFMEEGLYDEDEIYITGMPKLDKAIGNEDADKIVIMPTWRPWEINDAMESLENTTYFKFLQSIVDAVPEVLEDKIIILIHPLFNDVLNKRSEFEYGEPYDKILRDARLLITDYSSVSFDAFYRGSNVIFNWSEKESCMKKYGKGTCIKLTEDEAFGYVCYNQEELTEAIKKAYYEPQKQEWIDNYMTLNEFNDGRNCERVVEWMKKDGII
- a CDS encoding KEOPS complex subunit Pcc1, with the protein product MKSINSEIVIDFDTEKQAKIVYDSILLEFETSPDYRSSMDLKLDKNSIIITIDAEDATSFRASINSAIKWIKLSVEINELTEN
- a CDS encoding 4Fe-4S binding protein, with the protein product MSKVTTIFFSPSGTTKKVVNQIANNFEGETVICDLLYFNGEKEFSREDIVIVGMPVFAGRIPKTARDRLSKLTGDDTKAIAVVNYGNAHVTDALIELVDLLKESNFDVVAAASTISHHSIFDGVAVGRPDEADIEKINEFSQNAIERIENGSSIEAEVPGNRPYVDYKQLPFVVSCDDSKCVFCLECVSVCPERAIPDDDPADVDLDLCSRCTSCINICPENARGFTGEAFEAKKPAFESANAERKEPEFYY
- a CDS encoding DUF3194 domain-containing protein codes for the protein MEAKLKKLSDDDLEDISNFLSNIVEKKISSSVKSQKEILAMDINIKMTYPDENGGLDVDIDVDIDTDELSNLSNERINEVIDESYLELDEYINENYR